In Mytilus trossulus isolate FHL-02 chromosome 10, PNRI_Mtr1.1.1.hap1, whole genome shotgun sequence, the DNA window GGATTTCAATTTGAAGAAAGTATATTTTCCATcaagtttaaaagtaaaaaaaatatcatacctCACTAAATAATACATGACCATGAACATgctaataaagaaaaagttataaCAATACAGAGACAAGGAATGGCTTCATGTTCTTCTGCACACTTTGtaacatgattttaaataataaaatatcctTTTGCATTGCTACTACATGAAGTGTtcattctaatgcattacaccTTTGAAATTCCAATGACACCACACGCCAGACGACCCCCAGCATTGCCTGTGGTCTTACTTAGCTCATGACCACCTTTACCCAAGTCATCTATATCAGCATGGACCtgaaaagaaatagaaaatgtGTGTAAGTATTAgatttaatgttataaatatcatatacacaTGTATCAGAAGTGACATATGTACCTTCAAATAAGAAAGCAAGGATcaataaggccaaataaaacaGAATGTGTTAACTGTCACATGCTGAAGAAAAATAGGTGAGGCAGGTaagatttttttggaatttttgaatACATTCtttacattgagtctatgggAGCAACAATGTGACTTTAATAGGTCTTAATCAAAAATGCTCATAAAAACTTTAGGGTAGGGGATAAAAATTCTAGGGTACACAATGTAGGTAGGAGTACAGTGAACACACATACTTGTTTTATTTGGCCTAAGATGGGAATTATGTGTCCCTGTACCTTCACTAATGGTTCATTTACTGAATATTTTGCATATGTAACATGTTATAATATGagtattgctattttaatttcaacatttatttgtattttaagtaTCGAATTACATTTGTACTATAATATCTCTATTTTAAGTTCatcattaatttgtattttactaaCGAATTAATCAAACCGGGAGACCATTAGAATGAGGTTAATGTATTGTGATACATTGACATGCTTTTATGATGTACTGTTACACCAATGTCCAAGGTAAGAGGAAGTTTGGTGCCTTCAAAGTTGtataaccccaccacattatgtaggtgcctgtcccaagtcatgaacCTGTAATTTaatggttgtcatttgttgctgtgttacatatttgtttttctttcattgttggaatggttttacattttgtcattaTTGGACCTATAAGTGCTGATAATGCAAAACGGGCCTTTCTCGTTGATGAAGAGTGAAAGATGTCCTAaagttgttcatttctgtgtcactTGGTCTTGTTtcaagagttgtttcattggcaattatatcacatctccttacacatacatgtaacatacaTCAGACAGAAATAGACTTCTTACAGTCAATCCACAAAGAATTAGGCCAGTCCACATGTATGTAAAACTGAGGTCATGTATTTGCAAATGATAATACACATTTTACACAACTTTTAAATTAGAATTAGAAAAGGCAACCTaggttttgtatatatgttatttttgtagAATTAGGCAACCTAATTGATAgtgataaaaataaagttttaagaaTCGTTATATTGAGGAATAGCCATTAAAGTCACATTTTTGACTTATTCCCATATTTTTCCTTGGCTTTGTCTGGTTTCTGATATTACTTACAACTACTGTTCTTCCTATGATAGACTGGGGACCAGTTAGGGATAGCTTTGCATctgttattttaatttctgcTTTCCCATCTGCATTTGCTAATACATTTCCCAGATCACCAACATGTCGTTCTTCATCTCCTGGTGCACCATGGGTCTTTCCAAATGGGTTGAAATGTGATCCTGCACTAGTACAacctaacagaaaaaaaaaatgtatactcaTAAATGTATAACTTCATGTTCAATGCAATTCCATGTATATAatctggattaaaaaaaaaaacactaaaaggaattccacaactgcaacaagtgtattataATATTTCTCAACTCGAGGCTTGTAGAgctttttaaatacttaaaatttaactgttgagagtggagaTACACTAGTTATACATGTAGTGGTTAAATTTTCTCTTATGATTTTTGTCcttccttttcaaagatttgaggaaagttgtgtacttttgatGTGAGGTCATCAGGCATGGTAGCCTTTTTTCATAACGTCACAAtaagaaaattcagaaaaaaacacataaatttaacataacaataaaatttcaaccaatcatttgccaaaaacagttttttcagtagtgaggagaaatatttttctcacaccgttCAGCAAATGTGAAAATcacacaaaaattagagaaacaaaGTTATGTCGTGTATGTgttctataaataattttacaccCTTCCCCTCCCTTTTTCCTTCTTGAAAATGTATCTCACTAATGCCCAATATTAGTGAATGACTGCAGTGGTTTTTGAATGGTTgacattttttaatcaatttgacAAATTACAAAGTTATGCTGAGTTGATGACATCATACAAACCCCCTAAAGTGACCAAAATATTAATCTTGCATGAACTACAGTGAGATATTTCTGAAACAAAACGACTAGGCTGTATGCAATCACAGGTTTTCCTCAATGTTTTgctaattttttaaaatgctcTATTGCCCTACCATTTGTGTTGTCTCCAAACTCATGAACGTGGAAACCATGTTCTCCTGGTGCTAGCCCAGTTAGCTCCCCTGTCACTGTCACTGCTGATTCGCCGTTCTGAAAGGTTATCAATTACCAAATATTagaagtttaaaatacatttgtaaattagATAAAAGTCTtctcttttaaaatatgtttcctATTCTAGATGAACTTCCTAAAATAGTTCATACATATATCTTACATGTATTAATCATTAACTcttgaaaattaattaaaaaattatgtgaCACTCACTGACAGCAAATGATGTACAATTTGGCAAACTGTTGCTTAGTTAGTCTGTATCTGGGTCCAGAGCACACTGGTAAATCTGGCCCTGGTCTTTAAGTGTTGGTGCAGCTGCTAAGTACTGTGTCTAGCAGTATGTACAAGTCTCTTATAGAGTGAAGGAAAAAGGAGTTGCTGTAAACTTTCTTTGTTGCTCTTATCTGGTGTTGATTATATGCCAGACTAATGCCTACCGATGTTCTGTTGTCCCCCAGTGTGTAGTTAAAAGCTGGTTGTATCACCATTAGTTGGTTTTTGATCTTGTAGAAAAGGATCAGTAGCTATTTTATTCATCTTTGCTGAAGGGTATCCCTCTTGACCAGGTgcagatccagggggagggttccaGGGGTTGAAACCCCCCCCTGTTttggatgatcaatgcatttgaatagagACATGTAGTTGGAATACCCCATTTGCCCGAGGTTAgaaccccccttttaaaatggctggatccacccctgatAACACAGCCTGGGGAAGTGTCTGTGTAATGGTTGATTAGCAAACAAGCTTCTTTGGACTGGACCTGTTGGGGGTCTTTGATCAAGGTGGTTTGATTGGGGTCCCACACTGCGGCAGCACACTAGATCAATGGTCTGGTCAATGCACAATAGGCTGTGTTTTTGACTGATCATAGATGGCTTACAACTAAGGGTGCTGGTTGCTTTTACACTGAATAACGGCAACTCTAACTTCAAAGGTACTTTCCGCTATCAATAACTTCTAATTGGTGTTTGTGCAAGGTGCGACGCTCGTTCCTCATGACAGTGCATTTTTCTGGATGAAAAACATCCTCAACCCGAAACTAGCGCCCTGTAATCCAAGTCAATGatcagttttagccgtaaaggGGGCCACAGTACAAAAAGATTAACCTGTAGTCATATGATACGAGAATTATGTTGACCGGCAACATGagcaacaaatatttttttgtgaattatttaaaaaaaaaaaatatacctgtTGTGTGAAAGCGACTGTTCCTGTAACAGCACCATCTCCTTTCAAGACACAAACTGCTTTTATATTAGCTGCCATACCTACAGAGATAAGATTTTCTTATGAACAAGTGACCGGTAAGTGACCGTTGACTGTGAGAAAATGTGGACAAGTGTCGTGTGCAACGGGTGTTGCTAAAACGCAGAAACAGATTACGAAACGGAAACAAATAACATGTAACtgaaatgtaaacattttttttgcttttttgtataGTTTAGTGGTAAATTTTAGGCTATGTGGTAAAAACAACACGCTCCGATTTTACAGCGTCTGCGAGAAAGGAAAAAGGAAAcgaaacaaaaaagaaaaaaagaaaaagaaaagaaacgaaacgaaacgatcaaacgaaacgaaacaaaaaacaaaaacaaaaatgaaaagaaacaaaacgaaACAAATCACAGAactaaaacaaaactgttaaaaataatatattacgaaataaaataatacatttatagaACACATATATGTCgtatcatgtattatttttacGAAAGACAGTATCAATGTTTTGCTCTTGAAggtttataattaaaaagaaatcatcAGAAATCATCATACTGCCTGAGAGGCCTGAGAGGGAAGTGTTATGGAATATGGGAATACAAAAAATGTCATCCTAACCTGACACTGGCAAATGCAATATACTCACCATCAGCAGGAATAGCAACACAATTGCAACTCCATGCAGCCTACATTGTCAAATTATTAAGTCAGTCAGCAATGCAAAAGATCGGCTCAGTATGCTGCACATTTGTATAAACATCCGAACTCAGGTGAACTTTCACGCAAATTGCATATGTAATAAGgttcattttctgcactattgaagcaagatttttcattttcattaaagcaagggactgattattcattttcacaactatatttatgatattcgaaaacatacaatttttaaatgatttgtttattataaaaaatacatgtatagtcaagtgATTCGattatgtaccatttaatcagaatTAATCATCATCATCTGCATAACTTGATGAATCTTTTATGTTCCCAACTGCATTCATAGTACTAAAGTTCAGTAGTTGTAACTATCCTCTTTTAAAAGAATGGAGAAACATAttttgccgagcggagcgaggcaaaattatttttgaagggttttggaGCCACTGAAGGCCGAAGAAGCTATAGAACAAATGATACAATTCATGCTTTCTGGGTGTTCCAAACTGACCCTTTCGTAAtctgaaaatgcaagttttgttttaataattttttgacaatattttggtctgaaagcaaaatgtataaattcagtGTAAGCTGACTTAATTTtctagggacaacatcaaaagaccaATGTGCATGATAAAGCAAAAATGGAATTCACATAGTTAAGTCTTTggctgctgtttttttttaatctcatGATCaagttcataacaaaattactagattacatgtgtatatatgtctctgattacACAAAGGAATGCAACATTAACAGAATACAGAAGGGCaatcaatgaacaaaagacagataaataagaaacattgatccCGAAAAATCAGGGCTACGTCTGAGGGAACTTGCTTGTTGCAAGGCACTCGCCGTGAAGGCAGTTTGATATGGAGGGCAGGCAAgcgtttggttttgaaatttcctacaTGAGACATTTGCCTCATGAATGTAATTACGGCCCTGTTAAAGGTTTCCTGAGACAATATACCTCAGGTTAAATGAACCAATTTTCAGACATCACACTTTAACAGGGCACATTATTCTGACCCTAGATATGCAGATCATCGGTATCTCATACTCCTCAGTAAAATAACATATGTAGGGACGGCGAGTcatttgtaacctggatttgcATATATACACAAATCCTTGCCTGGTGAATGGTTTGGAGGAATATTGGGAGGGGGACATTGGGAAATAATTTGGGCATGACAAGGGGGAGGgtttctaatttttgaatatcTCAGATGGTAAAATAAAAGGCAGGAGTGTTTACCACAAATTTAAACATTCTGTAGAAACTCTTTACTTGTATTTTGGCATCGCGCCAGGTCATGCATTTTTcagactgtttatgacgtctttacgcTAAATCCGTTGGATGTGAAGTAGTCCTACTTTAGTGTTGGGAAACATGATTTGAGTTTTAATTGGCTTTGGAGCGTCTGTTAGTGACTATGAGTACTCTTTTTTTCGGTGCCTTGTGTCTATTGTTTTAGTGCTTAGCTCTTGTCGATCCTCGAATTGCCTGTCTCAAATCAGGAGCCAGCTAGATGTAGTACTACAATGGTTGTCATTTGTTCAGGTCTgtcatatatgtatttgtttttcgtcaaTGGATTATATTTAGggtaataagaaaataaaatttggtatGTGGATTCCTTGTGACTTCCTACATGTCTTGTTAGACAGGATTCAcctgactttgacctcatttcatggaatAACTGAAATGAAAATTCTATAAGTAATTGACCAATTGTATTTAGTGTATGGACTTGTTGTAAGGTTtacaaagatgtggtatgattgccaataacaCAACTCTCCACagaagacaaaaatgacacataaaCCATGACAGCTATAGATCACCGTTCCTTCTTCGtcccattaaaaaaaaatctatacttcaaCAGAGAGTGGTATCAAcgtacaaattttttttttttttatccgcgtttaatcattttaattgaggtctggaattggcatgtcagtaactgctagtagtcctttgttaatttatgtatcattgtcattttgctttgTTTATTATGCCCCCATTCATGgtaattatgttttctagtcagtacgtccgttcgtccgtccgtccaatCGTTTGTCTCTtcattcgttcgttcgttcgtccgtctgtcccgcttcaggttaaagtttttggtcgaggtcgtttttgatgaagttgggAGTCAAATCAACtagaaacttagtatacatgctccttatgatatgatctttctaaatttGATACCAAATAAGAGTtcactgaacacagaaaatgatagtgcgattGGGGCTTCTGCTTCTGCCTGATAATGGCCACAATCAACGACCTGATTATTATGCCAT includes these proteins:
- the LOC134687560 gene encoding superoxide dismutase [Cu-Zn]-like; amino-acid sequence: MAANIKAVCVLKGDGAVTGTVAFTQQNGESAVTVTGELTGLAPGEHGFHVHEFGDNTNGCTSAGSHFNPFGKTHGAPGDEERHVGDLGNVLANADGKAEIKITDAKLSLTGPQSIIGRTVVVHADIDDLGKGGHELSKTTGNAGGRLACGVIGISKV